A window of Diospyros lotus cultivar Yz01 chromosome 14, ASM1463336v1, whole genome shotgun sequence contains these coding sequences:
- the LOC127789797 gene encoding (R)-mandelonitrile lyase-like, with amino-acid sequence MAKPTFPSSPLLAFLAILTLSSFRKSVSQQSPSYLQFVKNATQFPPEDHYDYIIVGGGTAGCPLAATLSQHFRVLVLERGGVPYGYPNLMTQEGFVATLIDVDTYNSPAQAFTSQEGVPNARGRVLGGSSAINAGFYSRADQEFFGSSGVNWDLRLVNQSYKWVERAIVFRPELKNWQSSVRDGLLETGVGPNNGFTLDHSMGTKTGGSTFDSSGRRHSAADLLGYAKSSNIRVAVYASAERIMFASASPGAKPSAIGVVYRDGLGRFHHAMVRRKGEVVLCAGAIGSPQLLLLSGVGPRPYLSSWGIPVVHHSPFVGQFLYDNPRNGISIVPPAPLEHSLIQVVGITDSGFYIEAASNVVPFSSPARSVFIRLPYSPLYLTVASIMEKISGPLSAGTLRLGSTDVRVNPVVRFNYFTNPVDLERCVNGTRKIGAVLRSRSMEKFKFQEWPAGSDFRYVGAALPVDPSNDRLMREFCRRTVSTIWHYHGGCLVGKVVDRHFRVTGVDALRVVDGSTFSASPGTNPQATVLMLGRYTGMKLIRERTR; translated from the exons ATGGCGAAACCCACCTTTCCATCTTCTCCTCTTCTAGCTTTCTTGGCAATTTTAACACTCAGTTCGTTCAGAAAATCAGTCTCTCAACAAA GTCCAAGTTACCTTCAATTCGTGAAGAACGCGACGCAATTCCCGCCGGAAGACCATTACGACTACATAATTGTGGGCGGCGGCACCGCCGGCTGCCCTCTGGCCGCCACGCTCTCCCAGCATTTCCGCGTGCTGGTTCTCGAAAGAGGCGGCGTCCCGTACGGCTACCCTAACTTGATGACCCAGGAAGGCTTCGTCGCCACTCTCATCGACGTCGACACCTACAATTCTCCGGCGCAGGCTTTCACCTCCCAAGAAGGCGTCCCCAACGCTCGCGGGCGGGTTCTTGGCGGCAGCTCCGCCATCAACGCCGGCTTCTACAGCCGCGCCGATCAAGAATTTTTCGGATCCTCCGGCGTGAATTGGGATCTCCGGCTGGTGAACCAGTCCTACAAGTGGGTCGAGCGGGCGATCGTGTTTCGCCCCGAGCTCAAGAACTGGCAATCCTCCGTCCGAGATGGTTTGCTAGAGACCGGCGTTGGCCCCAATAATGGGTTCACTCTGGATCACTCAATGGGCACCAAGACCGGCGGTTCAACGTTTGACAGCTCCGGCCGGCGCCACAGCGCGGCGGATCTCCTCGGCTACGCCAAATCGTCGAACATTCGGGTGGCTGTCTACGCAAGCGCCGAGAGAATTATGTTTGCCTCTGCTTCTCCCGGCGCAAAGCCGTCGGCGATTGGCGTGGTGTATCGCGACGGATTGGGGCGGTTTCACCATGCGATGGTTCGCCGGAAGGGCGAGGTCGTGCTCTGTGCCGGCGCGATCGGCAGCCCgcagcttcttcttctcagcGGCGTCGGCCCGAGGCCGTACCTCTCGTCGTGGGGAATTCCGGTGGTGCACCATTCGCCATTCGTCGGCCAATTCCTTTACGATAATCCTCGGAATGGGATCTCCATTGTGCCTCCAGCTCCATTGGAGCATTCTCTCATACAGGTGGTGGGCATAACCGATTCAGGGTTTTACATCGAAGCCGCTTCCAATGTCGTTCCTTTCTCTTCCCCGGCTCGCTCCGTCTTCATCCGCCTCCCGTATTCGCCGCTGTATCTCACCGTGGCCTCGATTATGGAGAAGATTTCCGGGCCGCTCTCGGCGGGGACACTCCGGTTGGGCTCGACAGACGTTAGGGTTAACCCAGTCGTCCGCTTTAATTACTTCACTAACCCGGTGGATTTGGAACGATGCGTGAACGGAACCCGCAAGATTGGCGCCGTGCTAAGGAGCCGGTCCATGGAGAAATTCAAGTTCCAGGAGTGGCCGGCGGGGAGTGATTTCAGGTACGTCGGGGCTGCATTGCCGGTTGATCCGTCTAACGATAGGCTGATGAGAGAATTTTGCCGGAGGACGGTGAGCACCATCTGGCACTACCACGGCGGCTGCCTTGTGGGAAAGGTGGTCGATCGGCATTTCCGGGTAACCGGAGTTGATGCTCTCCGAGTAGTCGACGGCTCCACGTTCTCTGCATCTCCGGGCACCAATCCCCAGGCCACTGTTTTGATGCTGGGAAGGTACACCGGTATGAAATTGATCAGAGAAAGAACGAGATAG